The sequence TTCTTCTTATTCGCATTCCCCTGTTTTCCATTGGTCCCACTCCCATGATTATACAGGACGTTCGGTCCCCCCACTCCAAGGGGTGTACCGAGTCTAGTCATCCTATCGAAATATACCAGTAACCCCAGGAACACTTCATTGGTGGTAGGGCAGTATTTCAGTATACGCAGGAGGTACGCTTCGATCGATATGGAGGGTATGTGCCTGGCGTGGAATGCGAGTAGtgaggatgggtgagagagagatgattTGGAGGCTGTGAATAGGGGGTAGTCATCTCCGCTTGTAGCTTGCTGGGAAATATCAGGTGTTGAGGGAGGGtcggtgggatgggaagagtcGAATAATGCTGTTGTGGGTGATGAAGAGTGTTGCTGGCTGAATGAAGCTTGTGAGGATGTTCGGGAATGTGATCTAGATCTAGGCGTAGGTTGTATTCCATTATTCTGTTCCGTGTCCTGTTTCAACGTTTCTgttccaccttcctctccatcttcatcttggtcgGGGTGATCCGGATCCGTCCTCAGCGCGTCATTTGAGGTGGCTATATGCTGCAGTAGACCAGCTAATAGGCGCAGTAGTTGTTGGGTAGGGTAATTGGCTATATCcagatgatatgatttggAATTCTGCGGTGAAGAATTGCTATGCGGCTGGTTATTCGCTGTAGAGGACGAATTGgacggaggatgagaagtggaagttgaggTAGTTTCATGCGGTGCAGCTGAAGAGGGTCTACGATTTGATGAGCTTCTAGATTGGGGCTGAGTTTGCGTTGAATTGCTGAGCCGTCGAGTTGGAGGTATAGAGATATGATTATGTGTCCTACTGGGTCCAGCTTCGACTTGAGTTGAGGTATTCATCTTGTACCATTTACAATCTGAGGTTCATGCGTTGTACGGCCGTTGAGGGAGCCTTGTCCATATTCCGAACTAGTTTGGACGAGCGTTTGAATGGGATCGTCTTTGTCTTGACAGGTGATTCGGAATCGCAGTATGCAATGATCCTTTGTCTTTGAGCTTCTGTAGATGGGTTACAATGTCTTCTGCAGTGttcgacgatgatgatgatgacgcaAATCCAGTGCGCAGTGTCCGTTTGTTGTTTATTGTTCTCTAATCAGAAGGTCACACGTTCGAAGTGGACGTCAAGGTCACTTGTAATGTCGATAAAGGAATGGAagtgaggggaaggaaggttgaTTCGGGAGTGGTGGGTGGTGTTCCGAAATAACGTGTGGGGACGTTGATGTACTTTTATAGGTGACCGTGAGATGGAATGAGTGAAGCAGTGTAACACCTGTCActgtatgctgtatgctgTACGCCGTATGATATGTTGACTATGCGAGGtaagtgggatgggatggatggatgtgaACATGAATATGAGGAAGTGGTATTGTATAAACGTGCATTGGATAGTAGATGTATCAGTGGTTGATCAGACATGTTGTTTACCCTGAATTCATTACTCATTTACAATCAAATCAGGGTTAGATCACATAGCATGTGGCACAGACTTAGACAGGCCAATCGTCCATATATTTTTACGACTGTATCAATTTGACCTGTAGAGATTGTAACAATGCAATGCATGATTTCATGATCTCGTCAGAGCAGAAAACTCCACCTGTCTGTCTTTTATTGCTGAGTATGATGGACACATCCCAAGTCATCTCACTGACCCCCCTTGACCCGCCAAACCACAAACACATTACCCTTGGGTAATTCCTTTCTGCTCTCCTCCACAAAACCCCATTTCAAAGCTATCTCAGAGATGGACTTGATGGTTCGTAAGCCTAGTAAAGGCGATTTCGACTTTATGTATTCTTTGTCAAACTATCATGGCAAGCGAAACAATCAGCTGAAAATCACTTCACTTGCCTCATGACGATTGCgaggaattggaagaggggagatgaAAACGTACCTTCTCATCAGCCTCGGACTTATAACTCCCATTATCGTTCAGCCAAGGCCCGTACGCTGCCACCCATCCATTATTCACATCAATGGTTCTAGGAGTGATCGATGGATTTATCGGCGAGATATGCTTGAATATGTTCTCGGGTGCATCTACAGGACAACAATGTATGAGGTTGACTGGGTGGACCAGTGgatatatcaacatcaatcattATCCGTAGACTACTGTATATGTCGCcatgaagagagaggaagaaatgaCCCACTCATTATGAACCCAGTGAATGGCCCGGCGGTACCGAATTTGACAGCTGTGCAAAATGGAATCCAATCATCCTGAATCTCAATGTCCAATACCCTCGGTCCGTTGAGGTTGGGCAGCAGGACATGATGGTCGAGTAATCtggatgatgctgatctaTCTTGATTGGACGAAAAGAGTTCAGCAATAGAATATGGATGCGATCCCAAAATTGACCTAATTACATTTGACCAAAGAGATCTGTTACATAGTTCAAGGATTACTCACTCACCCCTGCTCAGCTTCGTCCCTCACCGTACCCCACCATTGcaccttctcccacctcctTGCAAAAGCTTGCAGATGGGTGTAATCGCCCGAGCCGAACTCTAGTATCTGGCTTTTGGTATTTGGTTCGATAAGTTTGGATAGCTCGTCAATTATAGGCTGGACATTACGTTGAGCTGCGCCTGGATATGAGTGACGCACATGAGTCAAACGATATTGCTACGATTGATaaaaggagagatgagatctACCTGGTTGAGTTATGATCGAGGGGTATGACATGATTCGCTCTACGCTGGGGGGTCGTGATGCAGTCTATCCATGTGAATTTATGATTCTTTCCCCTACTATTCTCGACTTGACATTCCAGAGTGCAGAGCAGTGATCTCTGTTTATCCGTTTAACCGGTGTCACCGTAGAACCCAGGTAGAACCCAAAGTGGAGGGTGGCTGGATTTACCATTTGAACAAAGACACATGTTATACCTCTTATCCCATCCCATGGTACATGACAGTACAATACTACACCTCAGCTGGAATGTAAAACCATCACCCTATCGCCGTGCATTCCTCATACGTACCAATGGGCAGCTAGTCTCATTCCCATACCACTTCCTGGGTATCGATCATGATCTATAACTCGACATTTCCATCTTTCACTGCACCTTCGCACCTTCGCACCTTCGCACCTTCGCACCTTCGCACCTTCGCACCTTCGCACCTTCTCAACACCAAGCAATTCAGCCTGCACTTTAAAACATTACTCCATTGTATTTTATcctatcatcgtcaatcacTACCAACTTGTATAGTACCTATATCTCTCCCCTCTAGAATCAGCCAAAGCCAAAATgtcatccctcaactcccccaCATCGGACTattccatcctttcttcgCTCGAagtcctctccctctcttcagGCCAACCTTCCAGAAGAGCTTCCTCGGCATCTCAGCTCCTCTACCCAGCAACATCAGACGACGGGTCCTACGAAGACGTCTTCATATCTTGTCAGGATTCCCCCATGGAGgcttcctcgtcttcatccgTGGTAGAAGTAGAAGGTAGAAAGTCGGCCTCAGcaaagagaagggagagaaagaagaagttAATTGCTGGAGAGAAAGAGCGAGCTGCATTGGGTATACCTTCCACCAGGGTATTTGGACAATCAACAAAGGAGAatcagatacagatacaTCCCCAGTCGATAATGGAGACACCGAAAGGCAAGACACCATTAAAGGATATATCCGATCAGACGCCTGTAGCATTGATGCTGGGTGGACCATCCACACCTCgaccatcatcttcgacatcctcctcttcatccttcgTACTGCCCGACGAGCAGTCCGAAACAGACTCGTCGAGTAATGCTGAAATCACTCGTAAGAAGACCAGACGAGGGGGTAGAAAGGCCCGACGTAGACTTGAGAATAAAGGTTTGGCGAAAGAAGCTTCAGAGGTGGACGAAGAGTTACTGGATCTCGCAGATGGCGAtaccacctcccccacctcgTCAGCTAGGTCAAGTGTGTCCAGCACACCTGTCAAGGTGGTCGTCAATCGATACACAGAGGGCGGGccggaggaagaagatgaggtggatcAGTTATCAGCGTTGGAAAGTGAGATAGGTACGCCGCCTGGTCATAAGTATATTGGAGGGAGTGTTATGAGTGCGGAAGATGCTGCTTCGTCTATTGATAGGTGAGTGGTTCTGTTCTCGTCAAAAGATGTTTGGTCAGCTTGCTATGTCAGAACGTCCACTAATCATCCTTTGTTTGTTTGACACGTTAGCTTCCTTTCCGATCCAAGGAATTTCATGACTATCAAAGCGAACAAACTGAGATTATGGCAATCACTATGTATCGAGGTGCGTCCATACGATTCTCTACTTCACTGTCTGCTCAAGTCCATCCAATCTTGATCCAAGACAAGACAAATAAAAGATACTGATCATCTGCACTTGCACCACACAGTTGGGCCTAGTAACTCTCAGAGGCGACGAGCTCCCCGACCTCCCCACCACAATCTGTGTCCCCTCACCCCCCAGACCGAGAGAAACCACCCCCGAACCCGCACTCCCATTCGTACCCAAGAAACATCCCCTTCCAGAAACATTGACGCAAGCTCGTAAATTACTAAAAGACCATGCGCACGTCAATCTGGTAGATTACCTGGAAGCTAGGAAGTACTGTCCCCCGGCTTACGTGGGCGCGTATCAGGGTTTACTGTATCCTTCGACGAGCGCTATGAAGAGGTATACGAGGGGGTTGGGGAAGTTCGCGGAGAAGAACGTGGTTAGGGGGGAGTGGTTGGAGCCTTTGATGAAGGATTTCGGAGTTAGGAAGGGCAAGGGGATGTAGGAGGTGGGGcaatgagagatgagagatggcagcaggagtaggagtgTGGAGTTCCCTACTTGAGGGAAGGTATAGTGTTTGTGTGATTTTAATTGTATTTGCGATTTGGACATTCTTGGGATCAGTTCTTGTTCTTGGGTATACATACTTTGTCAATCTATATCTTCATCTATCATCCGTCAGGCTGTCAATGCGCTTGTAGTGTATTAAAtatctcatcccatcatacTTTACCAAATGGACTCACTGTCATTGTTATATAATCTATTATAATTGTCGCATAATGCATCATCTCTGTATACATCCGATTATCAATCAGATCTGTACACTCCTCCATTCAGGAGATGCGATGCATTCAGATATGTGACGTATCCAATGCTTAGATATGGAGAAGTTCCAAGATTCTACGTTCTCCATGACTACTCCATAACGTTCGACTTCCCTTCACAATTACAGCTCCCTGGCCACCTCAACTTTGACAAACCCCACAatctcatccccctccctaACATCATCGAACCCCTCAAACTGAATCCCACATTCCATCCCCTTTCTCACGtcccccacctccttcttAAGATGTTTGAGCATCTCAATCTTCCCCTCATAGACCACCTCCCTATCTTTTCCTCTCAACACTCTCACCCCCTCCAATTTGTTTATGATACCATTATTAACCCTACATCCAGCAATTTTCACCACGGTCTTACGTTTCAGGTTAATCTCAAATATCTGCTGGACCGTCGCCTCCCCTTTCACGGAATATTCAATTTTGGGTGGTAACAGTCCCGCTACTTTTGATCGGACTGTATCGATCAGACGGTATATGACTGATTCGAGGTGTAGAGGGACGTTGGAGGATTTGGCGGTAGTTTGGATGGAACGGGATGCGGGGACGTTGAATCCTATGATCGTGGCTGCGAATCAAGTCCAGCATATGGAATTAGCATCTGCCTGAGTTTTGAAAACAGAATCTAGTTGAATGATCGATTGGACCCACCATCAGAGGCCTCCGCCAAGGAAACATCAGattccaccacctcccccacacCCGTATGCACAACCTTGACCCCTGCCTCCTTATTACCGATATGTTCCAAAGATCCCACAACAGCCTCGACAGTTCCACTAACATCCGCCTTAATCACCAACCTCAAAAActttttctcctcctctcgcTTCATCTCCATTTGTTCAGTGGGTGATTCACCCAATTCCAAAGCCTCTAACGCGGCAGCCTCAGcttccaatctcatcctctcttcttttcgTTTGATATTGATCTGTTCCACATCAGCCATCAACCTCTTACGTTCCTCGTCCCTTTTCCTATTATTGATGGCTTTCTTAGCTTCGTCTTCGCCTTTTAAGGCTTCTAGCAATTCGTCTCCTGCTGAAGGTAATTCTTTCCATCCCGTGATGGAAACTGGTGTACCTGGTAGGGCCTCCTTGAGGGGTTTACCTTTATCGTCTTGCATTTGTCGGACTCTGCACCATGTCTGACCAGCTACGATCGACGAGCCTGTTCGTAGGATCCCACGAGTGACCAGAACAGTAGCGACGTTACTACATCCCctcaagtcagcttcctTGCTCCCTCTCTTTGCGACCCAAGAAAGCTGAAACAAGGAAGAAAACGCAACTCACCCTCGCCCCCTATCAACTCTAGATTCCAATACATATCCCTCAGCTTTACCCTCCCTCCTAGCCCTGAGATCTCTAATCTCCGCCAACGTCGAAAGAGTCTCCACCAAATCGTCCAACCCAATCTTCGCCAGACCTGAAACTTTGACAGAGGGGGTATCgcccccatcctcctccagatGGATCCCTTCAGCACCCAAAGCAGACTTCACTTTCTCGAAATCCACACCTGGCTTATCGCACTTGTTGATCGCCACGACCAATCCGACTTTATCGCCTTCACTCTTGACTAGTTCCAGTACCTCTCTGGTCTGGGGCATCACACCGTCGTCGGCAGCTACTACCAGCACTACTATATCAGTCACGGATGCTCCTCTGGCTCGCATAGCTGTGAATGCTGCGTGCCCTGGTGTATCGAGGAACGTAATTGTAGtaggggatgaggagtttgCGACGCTGCCAGAGGGGAGTAGGGATGATAGTGGGACTGAGAAGGCACCGATATGCTGGGTTATACCTCCCGCTTCGCCTGCCGCTACGGATGTGTGTCTGAGAGAGTCGAGCAGGGTGGTCTTGCCGTGATCTACGTGACCCATGATTGTTACGCTGCGAAGCTGTTAGTAGGAGACACGACATTCAAAAAAGCTGAGAAAGACTCACACTGGCGGTCGGAGAGGGTGGACTTTCCCATCTGCAGTATCGGGACTATGCCATGATGGATTTAGTCAGATTCATACAATGTCATCGTAGCGGAGCAATGAGGCAGGAGATGACAACAACTCACTCCGGGTAGATATCGAAACtagcttcat comes from Kwoniella bestiolae CBS 10118 chromosome 1, complete sequence and encodes:
- a CDS encoding translation initiation factor IF-2, with translation MSLSSAPCRCCRGLLHRLSGKRTLTSTAWVSAEQPQSEGGFKLPNRDWSVRPPQPSGGASKKNNAQGQRRNPKGRGSDGKGDSNGGPSNRRSPSGRGERDGFSKWGVSRDGPRSNGNGPDISLASGFGLKSAKPKDQRGGGIGDIIDKTRKSDRTQRMTGFNPRSKAPSAFGDLLGGAQEREGGKDRKQMPGKNQQQSNEDRPAASPIEEVVLGEEGDSEEYAQRRHTNHRRRRDSGGSLLSRLSEEEEASLSSRPHHNPKRSHSLSMANTAQTPSQTIRKPKPIKAKVIEEEKQVYIPRTISTANLAKIFGVKLFNLQTRMSRLDMTEDQRRSDYLLNAEQACDIAIEYGFDPVVDDEASFDIYPDPDTADGKVHPLRPPVVTIMGHVDHGKTTLLDSLRHTSVAAGEAGGITQHIGAFSVPLSSLLPSGSVANSSSPTTITFLDTPGHAAFTAMRARGASVTDIVVLVVAADDGVMPQTREVLELVKSEGDKVGLVVAINKCDKPGVDFEKVKSALGAEGIHLEEDGGDTPSVKVSGLAKIGLDDLVETLSTLAEIRDLRARREGKAEGYVLESRVDRGRGNVATVLVTRGILRTGSSIVAGQTWCRVRQMQDDKGKPLKEALPGTPVSITGWKELPSAGDELLEALKGEDEAKKAINNRKRDEERKRLMADVEQINIKRKEERMRLEAEAAALEALELGESPTEQMEMKREEEKKFLRLVIKADVSGTVEAVVGSLEHIGNKEAGVKVVHTGVGEVVESDVSLAEASDATIIGFNVPASRSIQTTAKSSNVPLHLESVIYRLIDTVRSKVAGLLPPKIEYSVKGEATVQQIFEINLKRKTVVKIAGCRVNNGIINKLEGVRVLRGKDREVVYEGKIEMLKHLKKEVGDVRKGMECGIQFEGFDDVREGDEIVGFVKVEVAREL